CCTCCATCTCCGATGGAATCTCTCTTTATATCGTCAAGTCATTCCGACCACGATATAAAACAAACTGCAGACGCCTTTTACGATGCTTTTAGGGTGATAAAAAATGAGCGTGTTTCTAGAGGCTTGCAGGTCAAAGGAAACTGATTACACACCTGTATGGTTTATGAGGCAGACAGGTAGATACCTTCCAGAATACAGCAAGATAAAAGGAAAGCTGGACATCATGGATTTGCTTAAACATCCGGAAGTCTGTTCAGAATTAACCATCCTACCTGTTCGTAAACTAGGAGTGGATGCCGCAATTATATTTGCCGATATAATGCTCCCTCTCGAAAGCATGGGAGTTCGTTTCAAAATAGAAGAAGGGGTGGGTCCTGTTATCTTTAATCCAATAAAGACACTAGATGATGTGGAGCAATTGAACGGTTTGTCACCTGAAGAAGATTTAGGCTATCTTTGGGATTCGATCAGGTTAACGGTTGAAAAGCTGGGTGAAACTCCCTTGATCGGATTCTCAGGTGGTCCTTTCACCCTTGCTACTTATCTGGTCGAAGGAAGACCGACTAGAGATTTTACGAAGACTAAAGTGATGATGTACGGCTATCCTGAAATCTGGAACAGATTAATGACTAAACTGAGCAGGGCGGTGCAGACGTACCTACAGGCTCAAGTAAAATACGGTGTAAAAGCAATTCAGCTTTTTGATAGCTGGGCTGGATGCCTTTCCAAAGAAGATTATGAAAGGTACGTGCTTGGTTACACAAAGGAAGTCTTTGGTTCTCTGAGTGGGTATAGTATTCCAAAGATAGCGTTTTGTGCTGAGTCTTTTCATCTGTTAGAAGCATTCAAGTATCTAGGCGCTGATGTGATAAGTGTGGACTGGAGGACGCCTATCTGGGCGGTTTGGAAGAGATGTGGTGATACCTTTGCCGTCCAAGGAAATCTTGATCCATCGTTGGCTGTCGTTGGAGGAGAGGCGTTAAAAAAGGGAGCGCTTGATGTTTTGGAACAAGCTAGGGGTCATCTGGGTCATATATTCAATTTGGGTCATGGGGTATTGAAAGACACTCCAGTTGAGAATCTTAAGGAGTTGGTCTCATTGGTACACAACAACTCTAAAAGAGGAGTTAGATAAATGAAAGCAGTCATGCTTATGAGCTACGGTACTCCATCTTCTGTGCAAGAAGTAGGTACGTATTTCACTCATATCAGAGG
This portion of the Conexivisphaerales archaeon genome encodes:
- the hemE gene encoding uroporphyrinogen decarboxylase, which gives rise to MSVFLEACRSKETDYTPVWFMRQTGRYLPEYSKIKGKLDIMDLLKHPEVCSELTILPVRKLGVDAAIIFADIMLPLESMGVRFKIEEGVGPVIFNPIKTLDDVEQLNGLSPEEDLGYLWDSIRLTVEKLGETPLIGFSGGPFTLATYLVEGRPTRDFTKTKVMMYGYPEIWNRLMTKLSRAVQTYLQAQVKYGVKAIQLFDSWAGCLSKEDYERYVLGYTKEVFGSLSGYSIPKIAFCAESFHLLEAFKYLGADVISVDWRTPIWAVWKRCGDTFAVQGNLDPSLAVVGGEALKKGALDVLEQARGHLGHIFNLGHGVLKDTPVENLKELVSLVHNNSKRGVR